Proteins encoded within one genomic window of Salipaludibacillus agaradhaerens:
- a CDS encoding sugar ABC transporter ATP-binding protein — protein sequence MIIRMEGIHKAFSGNKVLKDVSFSLEKGEIHALMGENGAGKSTLMKILTGIYPLDSGKVEVKGRQVVYTHPKDAEKDGIAVIHQELNILPELTVAENLFLGNEQTIGKTGILKTREMNRQAVQVLEKLGLKVSPTARAGSLSIGKQQIIEIAKALSTNADIIIMDEPTAALTDREIDTLFKTIRQLKQTGVTFIYISHRMEEIFSLCDRISVLRDGEYIGTKVIKETNFDDIVKMMVGRELGGRFPDYDLTPGDIKLEVEKLTRDGEFNDVSFQVRSGEIFGISGLMGAGRSELVETIFGYRKATSGIVKIDGKETAIKDPQSAIRHGIGFVSEDRKSKGLIVDFSVKENLSLTNLTDISHLNWLSTEKEMALYTDLVAKLGVRTSSPQQAAKSLSGGNQQKVVIAKWLGQNTRILILDEPTRGVDVGAKREIYNIMNDLAKQGVAIIMISSELPEVIGMSSRVGIMNEGKWMTILDRDDLTEETIMHYATGGDKHVRQ from the coding sequence ATGATTATTCGAATGGAAGGCATTCATAAAGCTTTTAGCGGAAATAAAGTGTTAAAAGACGTGTCGTTTTCACTAGAAAAGGGTGAGATTCATGCCTTAATGGGGGAGAATGGGGCAGGTAAGTCCACGTTAATGAAGATACTCACTGGTATTTACCCTTTAGATAGCGGAAAGGTAGAAGTAAAAGGTAGGCAAGTCGTGTACACACATCCAAAAGATGCAGAAAAAGACGGTATTGCGGTTATTCATCAAGAATTAAATATTCTTCCTGAATTAACGGTGGCTGAAAACTTATTTTTAGGAAATGAACAAACGATAGGGAAAACCGGCATATTGAAAACACGGGAAATGAATAGACAAGCTGTTCAAGTATTGGAAAAGCTCGGTTTAAAAGTAAGCCCGACAGCACGAGCAGGGAGTTTGTCCATTGGGAAACAACAAATCATTGAAATTGCGAAAGCATTAAGCACTAATGCTGATATTATCATTATGGACGAGCCGACTGCTGCTTTAACGGATAGAGAGATTGATACGTTGTTTAAAACGATAAGGCAGTTAAAGCAAACAGGTGTCACATTCATCTATATTTCTCATCGAATGGAAGAAATTTTTTCACTGTGTGATCGCATCTCAGTATTGAGGGACGGTGAATATATCGGGACAAAAGTGATTAAGGAGACTAACTTTGATGACATTGTGAAAATGATGGTAGGTCGCGAACTTGGAGGAAGGTTTCCTGACTATGATTTAACACCAGGCGATATTAAATTGGAAGTGGAAAAATTAACGCGAGATGGTGAATTTAACGACGTTTCTTTTCAAGTCAGGAGTGGAGAAATCTTTGGTATATCAGGGCTTATGGGAGCGGGAAGATCAGAACTCGTGGAAACCATCTTTGGCTATCGAAAAGCCACAAGTGGTATTGTGAAAATCGACGGTAAGGAAACTGCAATAAAAGATCCTCAATCCGCGATTCGACATGGAATTGGATTTGTATCAGAAGATAGGAAATCAAAGGGGCTCATCGTTGATTTTTCTGTTAAAGAGAATTTAAGCCTTACTAATTTAACGGATATTTCCCATCTAAACTGGCTTAGCACAGAGAAAGAAATGGCACTATACACTGACTTAGTAGCAAAGCTTGGCGTACGAACTTCCAGTCCTCAGCAGGCAGCGAAATCGCTCAGTGGAGGTAACCAACAAAAAGTTGTCATTGCCAAGTGGCTCGGACAGAATACACGGATCTTAATATTAGACGAGCCTACACGTGGGGTAGATGTAGGTGCAAAAAGAGAAATTTATAACATCATGAATGATTTGGCGAAGCAAGGTGTGGCAATCATTATGATTTCATCAGAGTTACCAGAAGTCATCGGTATGAGTTCACGTGTTGGCATTATGAATGAAGGTAAATGGATGACGATTTTAGATAGAGATGACTTAACAGAGGAGACAATTATGCATTACGCCACAGGAGGGGATAAACATGTTCGCCAATAA
- the metK gene encoding methionine adenosyltransferase, whose product MAGKTRLFTSESVTEGHPDKICDQISDSILDEIMKNDPNARVACETSVNTGLVLVAGEISTSTYVDIPKVVRETLKEIGYVRAKYGFDYETCAVLTSIDEQSPDIAQGVDQALEAREGHMTDDEIEAIGAGDQGLMFGYADNQTPELMPLPISLSHKLSRRLAEVRKDGTLDYLRPDGKVQVTVEYDENQQPVRIDTIVISTQHHPEVELAQIKADLTTHVIRPVVPEVFLDENTKYFINPTGRFVIGGPQGDAGLTGRKIIVDTYGGYARHGGGAFSGKDATKVDRSAAYAARYVAKNIVAAGLAERCEVQLAYAIGVAQPVSIAIETFDTGKVSEEVLVKVVRNHFDLRPAGIIKMLDLRRPIYKQTAAYGHFGRTDVALPWEATDKADLMREEAFALAKQS is encoded by the coding sequence GTGGCAGGAAAAACACGTTTATTTACATCAGAATCGGTGACAGAAGGGCATCCAGATAAGATTTGTGATCAAATATCGGATTCTATTTTAGATGAAATTATGAAAAACGATCCTAATGCAAGAGTGGCATGTGAAACGTCAGTTAACACAGGACTTGTGCTTGTAGCTGGAGAAATTTCAACCTCAACATATGTGGATATCCCAAAAGTTGTTCGAGAAACGTTGAAGGAAATTGGATATGTACGGGCGAAATATGGATTTGATTATGAAACATGTGCTGTACTCACGTCTATTGATGAACAATCTCCAGATATTGCACAAGGTGTCGATCAAGCACTTGAAGCGAGAGAAGGCCATATGACTGATGACGAAATTGAAGCAATCGGTGCAGGAGATCAAGGGTTAATGTTTGGCTACGCAGATAATCAAACACCTGAACTTATGCCACTGCCAATCTCCTTATCACATAAACTTTCTCGTCGTCTTGCAGAAGTGCGCAAAGATGGCACATTGGATTATTTACGTCCTGATGGAAAAGTACAAGTAACAGTGGAATATGATGAAAATCAACAGCCAGTTAGAATTGATACGATTGTGATTTCTACTCAACATCATCCTGAAGTAGAATTAGCACAAATTAAAGCAGATTTAACGACACACGTTATACGACCAGTTGTTCCAGAGGTATTTTTAGATGAAAACACAAAATATTTTATTAATCCTACTGGACGTTTCGTGATTGGTGGGCCTCAAGGGGATGCTGGTTTAACTGGTAGAAAAATTATTGTAGATACGTATGGCGGATATGCGCGCCATGGAGGTGGGGCTTTCTCTGGTAAAGATGCGACTAAAGTGGACCGTTCTGCCGCCTATGCTGCCCGTTATGTGGCAAAAAATATTGTAGCAGCTGGTTTAGCTGAACGGTGTGAGGTTCAATTAGCGTATGCTATCGGTGTTGCTCAGCCAGTGTCGATTGCAATTGAAACATTCGACACGGGAAAAGTATCGGAGGAAGTACTCGTTAAAGTAGTACGAAATCACTTTGACTTGCGTCCTGCAGGGATTATCAAGATGCTTGATTTACGTCGACCAATATATAAACAAACTGCTGCCTATGGGCATTTTGGCCGTACAGATGTTGCCCTTCCATGGGAGGCGACAGATAAAGCGGATCTTATGAGAGAAGAGGCTTTTGCACTAGCAAAGCAATCTTAA
- the rbsB gene encoding ribose ABC transporter substrate-binding protein RbsB, with the protein MKKLGLLMALAVLSLLVIACTTESPVNDTSNNTAGNDDGDFTVGFSISTLNNPFFVTLQEGAEEKADELGIQLNVVDAQDDNSKQVNDVEDLIQQGVDVILINPTDSSAVVSAVELANAENIPVITVDRGADGGEVVAHIASDNIAGGEMAGELLVELVGEGAEVAELEGIPGSSAARERGEGFNNIATESLDVVTSQTANFDRAEGLSVMENILQGNPNIEGVFAHNDEMALGALEAIEASGKDVIVIGFDATDDAVTAVENGRLAGTVAQQPIMIGESAVQAAFDLLSGEDVEDFIPVDLELVTE; encoded by the coding sequence ATGAAAAAGTTAGGTTTATTAATGGCGTTAGCAGTGCTGAGTTTATTGGTTATTGCGTGTACAACAGAATCTCCAGTTAATGACACATCGAATAATACCGCTGGTAATGATGACGGAGATTTTACAGTTGGATTCTCCATTTCAACGTTAAATAACCCGTTCTTTGTGACGCTACAAGAAGGTGCTGAAGAAAAGGCAGACGAGTTAGGTATTCAGTTAAATGTTGTTGATGCTCAAGATGATAATTCAAAGCAAGTGAACGATGTGGAAGACTTGATTCAACAGGGTGTTGATGTGATTTTAATTAACCCAACAGATTCTTCGGCAGTCGTATCAGCAGTTGAATTAGCGAATGCTGAAAATATTCCTGTCATTACGGTTGACCGAGGAGCAGACGGTGGAGAAGTAGTGGCACATATCGCTTCGGATAACATTGCAGGTGGCGAAATGGCTGGGGAGTTATTAGTAGAGCTTGTTGGAGAAGGAGCCGAAGTAGCAGAATTAGAAGGTATTCCTGGATCATCAGCAGCCAGAGAAAGAGGAGAAGGGTTTAATAACATTGCAACTGAATCACTGGACGTAGTGACATCACAAACAGCTAATTTTGATCGAGCAGAAGGATTATCTGTCATGGAAAATATCCTTCAAGGTAATCCGAATATTGAAGGCGTTTTCGCTCATAATGACGAGATGGCATTAGGAGCACTAGAAGCTATTGAAGCATCGGGAAAAGATGTAATCGTAATTGGATTTGATGCGACAGATGATGCTGTGACAGCGGTAGAAAACGGTCGATTAGCTGGTACTGTGGCCCAGCAGCCAATTATGATTGGTGAGAGCGCCGTACAAGCAGCATTCGACCTGCTTAGTGGTGAAGATGTGGAAGACTTTATTCCAGTCGATTTGGAATTAGTGACAGAATAA
- a CDS encoding gamma carbonic anhydrase has translation MTIYPYNGKTPLISEEAFIATGVIITGDVTIHENTSIWFNTVIRGDVAPTIIEKNVNVQDNSTLHQSPNIPLHLKEGVTVGHQCTLHSCLIHRHALIGMGSLILDGAEIGEEAFIGAGSLVPPGKKIPPRTLALGHPAKVIRELTDDDFREMKRIREDYMAKAAYYKRFEEKQRNTKK, from the coding sequence ATGACTATTTACCCATATAACGGAAAAACCCCTCTTATCAGTGAAGAAGCTTTTATTGCAACAGGGGTTATTATTACTGGCGATGTCACTATTCATGAAAATACAAGCATATGGTTTAATACAGTCATACGTGGAGATGTAGCCCCAACAATCATTGAAAAGAACGTTAATGTCCAGGATAATAGTACTCTTCATCAAAGTCCTAACATCCCATTGCATTTGAAAGAAGGGGTTACAGTTGGCCATCAATGTACGTTACATAGTTGCCTCATTCATAGACACGCTTTGATAGGAATGGGGTCACTTATTCTTGATGGCGCAGAAATCGGTGAAGAAGCCTTTATTGGTGCAGGAAGTCTCGTCCCGCCAGGAAAAAAGATTCCACCAAGAACATTAGCACTCGGTCATCCGGCTAAAGTCATACGCGAATTGACAGATGACGACTTTAGAGAAATGAAACGGATCAGAGAAGACTACATGGCAAAAGCCGCTTATTATAAGCGTTTTGAAGAGAAGCAACGTAACACTAAAAAGTGA
- a CDS encoding LTA synthase family protein has protein sequence MMKKENNLKKPSIFWIALFFLWLKTVIVGVTQFNITIENMNQFIILILNPLPILMLVITFLLRRKESRQTYYMLVFMTLASIVLYSNVVYYREFTDFITIPLLFMGNNMADLGSSIHTLVKWYDILFFVDIVIAGVLIHKWEKAGKVVKYKHRFKDLRPYYAVIIILTIINVSLANVERPQLLTRTFDRELLVKNLGVYSFHLYDAYLHTASQAPRVFANESGLEEVNEFIGENQPSIEKDLYGIAEGKNVIFVAAESLQDFVINETLNGEEITPFLNELVEESYYFDQFYHQTAQGKSSDSEFLINNSLYPLARGGVFFSHATNEYYALPEILNENGYYTASMHGNNGSFWNRNVMYNQFGYDDFYTKDDYEITEENSVGWGLKDIDFMEQSVEHMLDMPQPFEVKLITLTNHFPFDLDEEDMYIDRFDSNSNTLNKYFPTVRYMDESIKVLFERLKEEGLYEDSIIVIYGDHDGISSNHNRAMGQFLGEDVTPFVETQLQQVPFIIHIPGMEGEKISKVSGQIDVRPTILHLLGIEVENQTIFGDNIFSEDYEEFTILRNGNFITDEIVYVNEVCYSKETGEPTDDEKCEPYLDRVHEELEYSDKIIYGDLLRFDGRNHNNEDTDANDVDTMKEELQEENAS, from the coding sequence ATGATGAAAAAAGAAAATAATTTAAAGAAGCCGTCAATCTTTTGGATTGCCCTGTTCTTTTTATGGCTTAAGACGGTCATCGTAGGGGTTACACAGTTTAATATAACGATAGAAAATATGAACCAATTCATTATTCTCATATTAAACCCTCTACCTATTTTAATGTTAGTCATTACGTTTTTATTACGTCGTAAAGAAAGCAGACAAACTTATTACATGCTCGTTTTTATGACACTGGCTTCAATTGTATTGTATTCAAACGTGGTTTATTATAGAGAATTTACAGATTTCATTACAATTCCGCTCCTTTTCATGGGTAACAACATGGCTGATTTAGGGTCAAGTATCCATACCCTTGTTAAATGGTACGATATACTATTTTTCGTAGATATCGTGATTGCAGGTGTTTTAATTCACAAGTGGGAAAAAGCAGGGAAAGTTGTCAAGTACAAGCATCGTTTTAAAGATCTCCGTCCCTACTATGCGGTTATTATCATTTTAACGATCATTAATGTTAGTCTTGCCAATGTTGAACGTCCACAATTATTGACACGAACATTTGACAGAGAACTTTTAGTCAAAAATCTAGGCGTTTACAGTTTCCACCTTTATGATGCTTATCTCCATACTGCTTCTCAAGCTCCACGCGTATTTGCAAATGAATCTGGCCTTGAAGAAGTGAATGAATTTATTGGGGAGAACCAACCAAGTATAGAAAAAGATTTATATGGCATCGCTGAAGGTAAAAATGTTATTTTTGTGGCCGCAGAATCGCTCCAAGATTTCGTTATTAACGAAACTCTCAATGGTGAGGAAATTACACCGTTTTTAAATGAGCTCGTAGAAGAAAGCTATTATTTTGATCAGTTCTATCATCAAACAGCACAAGGTAAATCTTCAGATTCGGAGTTTCTTATTAATAATTCCTTATATCCGTTGGCAAGAGGTGGGGTCTTTTTCTCTCACGCTACCAACGAGTATTACGCCTTACCTGAAATTTTAAATGAAAATGGGTACTACACAGCCTCTATGCACGGAAATAATGGGAGCTTTTGGAATAGAAATGTGATGTATAATCAATTCGGTTACGACGATTTTTATACGAAAGATGACTATGAAATTACGGAAGAGAATAGCGTAGGCTGGGGTTTAAAAGATATCGATTTCATGGAACAATCTGTTGAACACATGCTAGACATGCCACAGCCATTCGAAGTAAAACTTATCACGTTAACAAACCACTTCCCATTTGATCTAGACGAGGAAGACATGTATATTGATAGATTTGATTCTAATAGTAATACTTTAAACAAGTACTTCCCAACCGTCCGTTATATGGATGAATCCATTAAAGTTTTATTTGAGCGTTTAAAAGAAGAAGGCTTGTATGAAGATTCCATTATCGTCATTTATGGTGATCATGACGGAATTTCATCAAATCATAACAGAGCGATGGGACAGTTTTTAGGTGAAGACGTGACACCATTTGTTGAAACACAACTGCAACAAGTGCCATTTATTATCCACATTCCAGGGATGGAAGGTGAAAAAATCTCGAAGGTCTCTGGACAAATAGACGTTCGACCGACCATACTCCATTTGTTAGGAATTGAAGTGGAAAATCAAACGATCTTCGGTGATAACATCTTCTCAGAAGACTACGAAGAATTTACAATTCTTAGAAATGGTAACTTTATAACAGATGAAATCGTTTATGTCAATGAAGTTTGCTATTCTAAAGAAACTGGTGAACCGACAGACGATGAAAAGTGCGAACCCTATTTAGATCGTGTACATGAAGAACTAGAATACTCTGATAAAATTATTTACGGAGACCTTCTACGTTTTGATGGCCGAAACCATAATAACGAAGATACTGACGCAAATGATGTTGATACCATGAAAGAAGAGCTTCAAGAAGAAAATGCTTCTTAA
- a CDS encoding ABC transporter permease subunit yields MFANKKFKSTIGLLGPFIGLFLIVAIITILNPSFLSFGNVLNVLRQVSINALIAFGMTFVILTGGIDLSVGSMLALSGAVTATLMASGVDPVLAMLIGLLTGVVLGAINGFIIAKGKVAPFIATLATMTIYRGLTLVFTDGRPVSGLGGENGMFELLGRGYLFGVPVPAVTMLVSFLVLYLILKKTTFGRRVYAVGGNEEASILSGIKVDRIKVYVYSLTGFLSALAGIILTSRLNSAQPTAGTMYELDAIAAVVLGGTSLTGGRGWIVGTLIGALIIGVLNNGLNLLGVSSFFQQVVKGSVILLAVLMDRKKNA; encoded by the coding sequence ATGTTCGCCAATAAAAAATTTAAGTCCACAATTGGCTTGTTAGGGCCTTTTATTGGACTGTTCCTCATTGTTGCTATTATAACGATTTTAAACCCTAGTTTTTTATCTTTTGGTAATGTGTTAAATGTGTTGCGTCAAGTGTCTATTAATGCGCTTATTGCTTTCGGGATGACATTTGTTATTTTGACTGGTGGCATTGACTTGTCGGTTGGGTCGATGCTTGCATTGTCAGGGGCAGTTACTGCTACACTGATGGCTTCTGGTGTTGACCCCGTTTTAGCAATGCTTATCGGTTTACTGACTGGTGTCGTATTAGGAGCGATAAATGGCTTTATTATCGCCAAAGGGAAGGTGGCACCGTTTATTGCCACGTTAGCTACCATGACGATTTATCGTGGTCTTACACTCGTTTTCACAGATGGCCGTCCTGTCTCAGGTTTAGGCGGGGAGAATGGTATGTTTGAATTATTAGGACGAGGTTATCTTTTCGGTGTTCCTGTACCGGCAGTAACTATGCTTGTTAGCTTTCTCGTTTTATATCTTATTTTAAAGAAAACGACGTTTGGGCGACGCGTTTATGCGGTGGGTGGTAATGAAGAAGCCTCTATTTTATCTGGTATTAAAGTAGACCGCATTAAAGTATATGTGTATTCCTTAACCGGTTTTTTATCGGCTTTAGCTGGCATTATATTAACCTCAAGGTTGAATTCAGCTCAACCGACAGCGGGAACGATGTACGAATTAGATGCAATCGCAGCTGTTGTGTTGGGTGGAACAAGTTTAACAGGGGGACGAGGTTGGATCGTCGGTACTTTAATCGGTGCCTTGATCATAGGTGTTTTGAATAATGGGTTAAATTTGTTAGGTGTGAGTTCCTTTTTTCAGCAAGTTGTCAAAGGCAGTGTTATTCTCTTGGCGGTACTTATGGACCGCAAAAAAAATGCTTAA
- the rbsD gene encoding D-ribose pyranase translates to MKKRGILNRDIATVLAHLGHTDRIAIADCGLPIPPHIPCIDISLRLGEPTFLQVLDEVLEDMAVEKMVMAEEIKEQNSSLYQVIKDKGIDYTFVSHDQFKQELTRVKAIIRTGEATPYANVILQSDVIF, encoded by the coding sequence ATGAAAAAAAGAGGGATATTAAATAGAGATATCGCGACAGTGTTAGCACATTTAGGTCATACAGATCGCATAGCGATTGCAGACTGCGGACTACCAATTCCACCTCATATACCGTGTATTGATATTAGCCTTCGTTTAGGAGAACCAACTTTTCTTCAAGTATTAGATGAAGTTCTAGAAGATATGGCAGTGGAGAAAATGGTGATGGCTGAAGAGATAAAAGAGCAAAATAGCTCTCTTTATCAGGTAATAAAAGATAAAGGAATCGACTATACTTTCGTTTCTCATGACCAATTTAAACAGGAACTTACACGAGTAAAGGCAATTATTCGTACAGGAGAAGCAACACCATACGCTAATGTGATTCTTCAATCTGACGTCATATTTTGA
- a CDS encoding alpha/beta hydrolase, translated as MWRWEAKSKEAKGVFVVVHGAGEYHVRYKWITERLNEFGFHVILGDLPGQGTTEGRKGHVKSFNDYIKAVSGWLNEAKKYGLPVILLGHSMGGLISTRTLMEMREEKLPQMVILSSPCFGLFNKTPINKKILSLALNRVTPGLRFPSGLETGSGTRDPLMRERDATDHLLIKKVSVRWYRELDKAMKIAHDNTERFPELPLLVMQGGDDRIVDKFKVKEWFNQVDLKDKYYKEWEGLYHEVLNEPEKNHVLAHMLGFVTMNLHN; from the coding sequence ATGTGGAGATGGGAAGCAAAGTCAAAAGAGGCTAAAGGGGTATTTGTTGTTGTTCACGGAGCTGGAGAATATCATGTGCGTTACAAGTGGATTACTGAGCGGTTAAATGAATTTGGGTTTCATGTTATACTCGGGGACTTACCTGGCCAAGGGACAACGGAAGGGAGAAAAGGTCACGTAAAAAGCTTCAATGACTACATAAAAGCTGTATCAGGCTGGCTTAATGAAGCTAAAAAGTATGGTTTACCTGTGATTTTATTAGGCCATAGTATGGGAGGCCTTATATCAACTCGCACGCTAATGGAGATGCGAGAAGAAAAGCTCCCTCAAATGGTGATTTTGTCATCACCTTGCTTTGGATTATTTAATAAAACGCCGATAAACAAAAAGATACTTTCATTGGCATTGAATAGAGTGACACCTGGTTTGAGGTTTCCGTCAGGTCTTGAAACAGGATCAGGTACGCGCGACCCGTTAATGCGGGAACGAGATGCCACCGATCATTTGTTAATCAAAAAAGTTAGTGTCAGATGGTATAGAGAATTAGATAAAGCGATGAAAATAGCTCATGACAATACAGAACGCTTTCCAGAACTACCGCTACTTGTGATGCAAGGTGGCGATGACCGAATTGTTGATAAATTTAAAGTGAAAGAATGGTTTAATCAAGTGGATTTAAAGGATAAATATTATAAAGAATGGGAAGGACTGTACCATGAAGTGTTAAACGAACCGGAAAAAAATCACGTGCTGGCTCATATGCTCGGTTTCGTTACGATGAATCTTCATAATTAA
- the pckA gene encoding phosphoenolpyruvate carboxykinase (ATP) → MSMLHFETRLCQLIQGNNVNKDLPVPHLIEKMLARKEGHLTATGAFVAKTGEYTGRSPMDKFIVKEASSERDIHWGSVNKPISSETFERLYERVLHYLADKDELFVRQGFAGADTNYQYPIRVVNELAWHNLFVRQLFIRPEQEKKATQLPEFTIVSAPGFKADPTRDGTRSEAFIITSFEKRTILIGGTAYAGEMKKAIFSIMNYLLPKQGVFSMHCSANVGSEGDVALFFGLSGTGKTTLSADRHRSLIGDDEHAWSPTGIFNIEGGCYAKCINLCKEKEPDIYNAIKFGAVLENVVIDEHTREPDYDATDFTENTRAAYPLTSIDSSTIPSISGHPSTLIFLTADAFGVLPPISKLSVEQAMYHFLSGYTSKLAGTERGISSPTATFSACFGAPFLPLHPSHYAKMLGEKMTEHNTDVFLVNTGWQGGPYGTGHRISLHYTRAMVRAALQGDLQSAETTKDPVFGLNIPLHCPGVPDHLLLPWQTWAEPLAYEQKAKELAYKFKENFNRFKDISRDVLIGGPLI, encoded by the coding sequence ATGAGTATGCTTCATTTTGAAACAAGATTGTGTCAGCTGATACAAGGAAACAATGTGAACAAGGACCTCCCTGTCCCCCATTTAATTGAAAAGATGTTAGCTAGAAAAGAAGGGCATCTAACTGCCACAGGGGCCTTTGTAGCCAAAACAGGGGAGTACACCGGTCGCTCTCCAATGGATAAGTTCATCGTTAAAGAGGCTTCCTCAGAAAGAGATATTCATTGGGGCTCTGTTAACAAACCCATTTCATCTGAAACTTTTGAACGTCTTTATGAAAGAGTTTTACATTATTTAGCTGATAAGGATGAACTATTTGTACGACAGGGCTTTGCCGGAGCCGACACTAACTATCAATATCCTATTCGGGTCGTAAATGAATTAGCATGGCATAATTTATTTGTAAGACAGTTATTTATTCGCCCAGAGCAAGAAAAAAAAGCCACACAATTGCCAGAATTCACGATTGTTAGCGCTCCAGGATTCAAAGCTGATCCAACACGTGATGGCACACGCTCAGAGGCATTTATCATCACCTCATTTGAAAAACGAACGATTCTCATAGGTGGAACAGCATACGCCGGAGAAATGAAAAAGGCGATTTTTTCTATTATGAATTACCTATTACCAAAACAGGGGGTCTTCTCTATGCATTGCTCAGCTAATGTTGGTAGTGAAGGAGATGTGGCGTTATTTTTTGGCCTCTCTGGCACAGGTAAAACGACTCTTTCAGCTGACCGACACCGGTCACTCATCGGTGACGATGAACATGCTTGGTCTCCGACAGGTATTTTTAATATTGAAGGTGGTTGCTATGCCAAATGTATTAATTTATGCAAGGAAAAAGAACCAGACATTTACAATGCAATTAAGTTCGGAGCCGTTTTAGAGAACGTTGTCATCGATGAACACACACGAGAGCCGGACTATGATGCTACAGACTTCACTGAGAATACGCGAGCTGCCTATCCCCTAACTTCCATTGATTCGTCAACCATACCTAGTATTAGCGGGCACCCTTCAACATTGATCTTTTTAACCGCTGATGCTTTTGGAGTCCTCCCTCCAATAAGTAAGTTATCAGTAGAACAAGCTATGTATCACTTTTTATCAGGTTACACTAGCAAGCTAGCAGGGACAGAACGGGGAATTAGTTCACCAACAGCCACTTTCTCAGCTTGCTTCGGTGCACCGTTTCTCCCGTTACATCCGAGCCACTACGCCAAAATGTTAGGGGAGAAAATGACGGAGCATAACACAGATGTGTTTCTCGTTAATACAGGATGGCAAGGGGGACCATATGGCACTGGTCACCGGATCAGTTTACATTATACTCGAGCAATGGTAAGAGCCGCCCTTCAAGGTGATTTACAATCAGCAGAAACGACTAAAGATCCAGTATTTGGGTTAAATATTCCGCTTCATTGCCCTGGCGTTCCTGATCATCTTTTACTCCCATGGCAAACATGGGCAGAACCCCTTGCCTATGAACAAAAAGCGAAAGAGCTAGCTTATAAATTCAAAGAGAATTTCAACCGGTTTAAAGACATATCCAGAGATGTATTAATCGGTGGGCCGCTTATCTAA